A genomic window from Lactobacillus sp. ESL0677 includes:
- a CDS encoding DeoR/GlpR family DNA-binding transcription regulator: MLKSERLKTILQVINTQKFVTVDELAQALTVSDMTIRRDLNELDKLGKISRIHGGAQLISDQTRNEKSYQQKREIHSKEKLEIAKRACNLIHENDSIYVGPGTTLELMVANLKTKRLRIVTNSLPVFEAARNNLNDYELIMVGGSYRRISGAFLGTLANNELKTMSFSVGFVGVNGIKNTSMTTANLEEGQTESIGLDRSQSKFVVADYTKLNHSDFHQFYDLRNVDGLITNREVGSDVEKHYSQFTTVYK; encoded by the coding sequence ATGTTAAAAAGCGAAAGATTAAAAACGATTTTACAAGTAATTAATACTCAAAAATTTGTTACTGTGGATGAATTGGCTCAAGCACTGACAGTTTCAGATATGACAATTAGACGTGACCTAAATGAATTGGATAAATTAGGTAAAATTTCTCGAATTCATGGCGGTGCGCAATTAATATCAGATCAAACTAGAAATGAAAAGAGCTACCAGCAAAAGCGGGAAATTCATAGTAAGGAAAAACTTGAGATTGCCAAGCGGGCCTGTAATTTGATTCATGAAAATGATTCTATTTATGTTGGTCCGGGCACTACTTTAGAATTAATGGTTGCTAATCTTAAGACTAAACGTCTGCGAATTGTAACTAATTCGCTACCTGTTTTTGAAGCAGCGCGTAACAATCTTAATGATTATGAGTTAATTATGGTTGGCGGTTCGTACAGAAGAATTAGTGGTGCCTTTTTAGGTACTCTAGCTAATAACGAACTAAAAACCATGTCATTTTCAGTTGGTTTTGTTGGTGTAAATGGGATTAAAAATACTTCTATGACAACAGCTAATTTGGAAGAAGGTCAGACTGAGAGTATAGGACTGGACCGTTCACAAAGTAAATTTGTCGTTGCAGATTATACCAAATTAAATCATAGCGACTTTCATCAGTTTTATGATTTACGGAATGTGGATGGGTTAATTACTAACCGCGAAGTAGGATCAGATGTAGAAAAGCATTACAGTCAATTTACAACTGTTTACAAATAG
- the lacA gene encoding galactose-6-phosphate isomerase subunit LacA, whose amino-acid sequence MKVVIGSDKDGFELKEKVKNYLNSHDYDVLDVTPEPAEDFVESSLKVTHEVMDNGIKKAIMFDEYGVGSAMASNKVKGMVTANVNEERTAHMTAMHNGAKAIALGSGIVGDKLAYSIVQHYLDTEYAGGRHQIRLNMLEEMI is encoded by the coding sequence ATGAAAGTTGTTATTGGTAGCGATAAAGATGGCTTTGAATTAAAAGAAAAGGTAAAGAATTATCTTAACAGTCATGATTATGACGTTTTAGATGTAACGCCAGAGCCAGCAGAAGACTTTGTTGAATCAAGTTTGAAGGTTACTCATGAGGTAATGGATAACGGAATTAAAAAGGCAATTATGTTTGACGAATATGGTGTCGGCTCTGCCATGGCCTCAAATAAGGTTAAAGGTATGGTTACGGCTAATGTCAATGAAGAAAGAACCGCTCATATGACCGCAATGCATAATGGTGCGAAGGCAATTGCATTAGGCAGCGGCATTGTTGGTGACAAACTTGCATACTCGATTGTACAGCACTATCTTGATACAGAATATGCTGGTGGTCGTCACCAAATTCGTTTGAATATGCTTGAGGAAATGATCTAA
- a CDS encoding PTS sugar transporter subunit IIB, whose translation MANPNIVAVRLDERLIHGQGRLWISNLGANLVIVANDEVAQSSIQQTLMKSLLPNSIGVRFFTIEETIDKIFKAAPRQKIFIIVKTAEDTLKLAKGGVPFKKLNVGNIHFKEGKTKVTNYISIDENDMQALKEMRDEYQIDFNTRVTPIGNEVGSDFNLNQYVDNWKGEK comes from the coding sequence ATGGCTAATCCAAATATTGTTGCTGTAAGGCTGGATGAAAGATTAATTCATGGTCAAGGAAGATTATGGATTTCAAACTTGGGAGCAAACTTAGTCATTGTTGCAAATGATGAAGTTGCCCAAAGTTCAATTCAACAAACTTTAATGAAGTCGCTATTGCCAAATTCAATTGGTGTTAGATTTTTCACTATTGAAGAAACAATCGACAAAATCTTTAAAGCTGCTCCTAGACAGAAGATTTTTATTATTGTAAAGACAGCTGAAGATACATTGAAGTTAGCGAAGGGAGGCGTGCCATTCAAAAAATTGAACGTGGGAAATATCCACTTTAAAGAAGGAAAGACTAAGGTTACCAATTATATCTCAATAGATGAAAATGATATGCAAGCTCTTAAAGAAATGAGGGATGAATACCAAATTGATTTCAATACTCGGGTAACTCCGATTGGTAATGAGGTCGGTTCAGATTTTAATCTGAATCAGTATGTTGATAATTGGAAGGGAGAAAAATAA
- a CDS encoding IclR family transcriptional regulator, translated as MATKLYGTVLLKAQRIMNVLLNTSNGMTLDEISTKAVIPKPTVFKILKTLDYIGFVRKNHEGKRYSLGSRMIGYGNKALKSFDIVSISEPYLHELSKVTNETINLGVEENNHVTLLKKIDSPQTVNLNSHVGGAMELYSSAMGKALLATKSDHELDEYFSKIELKPLTKRTITSISELRKQISQVKVAGYALDAQENQDDVVCVGAAIQKYGKVFGAISVSTPQYRLDELLLDDLKKLIISTRNQIIEII; from the coding sequence ATGGCAACTAAATTATATGGTACCGTGCTTTTAAAAGCACAAAGAATTATGAATGTGTTATTGAATACAAGCAATGGGATGACATTAGATGAAATATCAACTAAAGCAGTAATACCTAAACCAACTGTATTTAAAATTTTAAAAACTCTTGATTATATTGGATTTGTCAGAAAAAATCATGAGGGGAAACGTTATTCTTTGGGTTCAAGAATGATTGGCTATGGTAATAAAGCGTTAAAAAGTTTTGATATTGTTTCAATTAGTGAGCCGTATTTACATGAGTTAAGTAAAGTAACTAACGAAACAATAAATCTTGGTGTTGAAGAAAATAATCATGTTACTTTATTGAAGAAAATTGATAGTCCACAAACTGTAAACCTTAATTCTCATGTAGGTGGAGCAATGGAATTATATTCATCAGCAATGGGAAAAGCTCTTCTTGCTACTAAGAGTGATCATGAACTAGATGAATATTTTTCTAAGATTGAATTAAAACCACTAACTAAGCGCACAATTACTAGTATTAGTGAACTTCGTAAGCAAATTTCTCAGGTTAAAGTAGCTGGTTATGCATTGGATGCTCAAGAAAATCAAGATGATGTAGTTTGTGTCGGGGCTGCTATTCAAAAATATGGCAAAGTTTTTGGTGCAATTAGTGTTAGTACACCACAATATCGACTAGACGAATTACTACTAGATGATTTAAAAAAGCTTATCATTTCAACTAGGAATCAAATAATAGAAATAATTTGA
- a CDS encoding TIM-barrel domain-containing protein gives MVINILKQDDFYEVSYASGMVARVYLLAPNIFRYYVDPTGQYAPPKQSQAELHARILAPTVDEYGSHSVNSSVTETTANWAIVTDEMKINFAKDTGAMSVWVNGKLVLQETQPVSVNTDSSIQFLQSADTANYFGGGTQNGRFNLSRQRIVVANTSNWLDQGVASPAPFYWSTAGYGVLRYTFTRGEYDFASETPGLITTKHEENRFDAIYFFAPTPYQLIHTYQELTGLPLLLPIFGFYEAHLNAYNRDYWVKVDSQEKGAIKYPDGNFYREYHPKELPEELKGQAIRETLNGEQGGAAYLLSARGMLDQYLANDLPLGWFLPNDGYGAGYGQTDSLQGNLQNLADFIRYANSRGVEVGLWTQQSLSPVDPAHPKANDRDFEQELAAGVTVLKTDMAWVGAGYSFGLNGTQTAAAMIKKIKGQNLRPFIITMDGWAGTHNTAAVWTGDQKGGQWEYIRFQIPTYIGEGLSGQPNVGSDMDGIYLGSNSVINTRDYQWKAFTPIQLNMDGWGTNPKNPFAFSEPITTINRAYLKQKTMLLPYIYTAAHEAVVAGKPLVRALFLEYPDLPECYSDLAKYEYLWGDAFLVAPIYQNTAADDEGNDIRNEIYLPDKKQIWFDYYTGKAYQGGQVINEFAAPIWKLPVFVKAGAIIAKAPATNTPKEYLQAKQARQFEIYPGKKNQITVYEDDGISAKYQDGAFAQTMIGAEQVDDQLLVKIAPSIGHYEGMKSQRTTELAIKMNKQPNEIAIKLGDQNCDLKQAESLAEFVQGSNVYYFDEHYLPNPYLAAVGNNLEQTFLRIKLAAVDVSQTGVELQLAGVDTTVTPENCLPNEQIAAKAPIDLSSSSMQTTTLSWQYADENLGRVTYNVKVDGVLYTGIKEPKLVVHGLLPNKQHAFTVQIVTDKGTTEWSREQLF, from the coding sequence ATGGTTATTAATATATTAAAGCAAGATGACTTTTATGAAGTTAGCTATGCTAGTGGGATGGTTGCACGAGTTTATTTACTTGCGCCTAATATTTTTCGCTATTATGTTGATCCAACTGGGCAATACGCTCCGCCGAAGCAATCACAAGCGGAACTACATGCCCGAATTTTGGCACCGACAGTTGATGAGTATGGCTCTCATTCAGTTAATAGTAGTGTTACAGAAACTACTGCTAATTGGGCAATTGTGACTGATGAGATGAAGATCAATTTTGCTAAAGATACTGGTGCAATGAGTGTATGGGTGAATGGCAAGTTGGTTTTACAGGAGACGCAGCCAGTTAGTGTCAACACTGATAGTAGCATCCAGTTTTTGCAATCAGCTGATACAGCTAATTATTTTGGTGGCGGAACGCAGAATGGCCGCTTTAATTTATCTCGGCAGCGGATTGTAGTCGCCAACACCAGTAATTGGCTGGACCAGGGTGTGGCTTCACCGGCACCATTTTATTGGTCAACTGCTGGGTATGGTGTTCTGCGCTATACTTTTACTCGCGGCGAATATGACTTTGCAAGTGAAACTCCAGGATTGATAACCACGAAGCACGAAGAAAATCGCTTTGATGCCATTTACTTTTTTGCACCAACGCCTTATCAGTTAATCCATACTTATCAGGAGTTAACGGGATTGCCGCTATTGCTACCAATATTTGGCTTTTATGAAGCACACTTGAATGCTTATAATCGGGATTATTGGGTAAAGGTGGACTCGCAGGAAAAGGGTGCGATTAAATATCCAGACGGGAATTTTTATCGAGAATATCATCCTAAAGAGTTGCCGGAAGAATTAAAAGGGCAAGCAATTCGCGAAACTTTAAACGGTGAACAAGGTGGTGCCGCTTATCTGTTAAGTGCGCGCGGGATGCTTGACCAATATTTGGCTAACGATCTGCCGCTGGGGTGGTTTTTACCAAATGATGGCTATGGTGCGGGTTATGGTCAGACCGATTCCTTACAGGGAAATTTGCAAAATCTAGCAGACTTTATTCGGTATGCAAATAGTCGTGGTGTGGAAGTCGGGTTGTGGACCCAGCAAAGTTTATCCCCAGTGGATCCAGCTCATCCTAAGGCAAACGATCGCGATTTTGAACAAGAACTTGCAGCTGGAGTTACGGTACTGAAGACCGATATGGCTTGGGTCGGTGCTGGTTATTCCTTTGGTCTTAATGGCACGCAGACTGCTGCAGCGATGATTAAAAAGATTAAGGGGCAAAATTTACGCCCCTTTATTATCACAATGGATGGTTGGGCAGGTACGCATAATACCGCTGCTGTTTGGACTGGTGACCAAAAAGGCGGCCAGTGGGAGTACATTCGTTTTCAAATACCAACTTACATTGGCGAAGGCTTGTCTGGGCAGCCAAACGTGGGCTCTGACATGGATGGTATTTATCTTGGGAGTAATTCTGTGATAAATACGCGCGACTATCAATGGAAGGCTTTCACGCCAATTCAACTGAATATGGACGGCTGGGGAACTAATCCGAAGAATCCATTTGCCTTTTCAGAGCCAATCACGACGATTAATCGGGCATATTTGAAACAAAAAACAATGCTATTGCCATATATTTATACTGCGGCTCATGAGGCAGTTGTTGCTGGTAAGCCGCTTGTTCGCGCTTTATTTTTAGAATATCCAGATTTACCAGAATGCTACTCAGATTTGGCAAAATATGAATACTTGTGGGGCGATGCCTTTTTGGTTGCACCAATTTATCAAAATACTGCTGCTGATGACGAGGGCAATGATATTCGTAATGAGATTTACTTGCCTGATAAAAAGCAGATTTGGTTTGATTACTATACAGGCAAGGCATATCAGGGTGGACAGGTCATAAACGAATTTGCGGCACCTATTTGGAAACTGCCCGTTTTTGTTAAAGCAGGTGCAATTATTGCTAAGGCACCAGCGACAAATACGCCTAAGGAGTATTTGCAGGCAAAGCAAGCACGGCAATTTGAAATTTATCCTGGGAAGAAAAATCAAATTACGGTTTATGAAGATGACGGTATTTCTGCCAAGTATCAAGATGGTGCCTTTGCTCAAACAATGATTGGGGCAGAGCAGGTAGATGACCAATTATTAGTTAAAATTGCGCCATCAATTGGTCATTATGAGGGGATGAAGTCTCAGCGCACAACAGAATTGGCAATCAAAATGAATAAGCAACCAAATGAGATTGCGATTAAGTTGGGTGACCAGAACTGTGACTTGAAGCAAGCTGAAAGTTTAGCTGAATTTGTTCAGGGTAGTAATGTTTATTACTTTGATGAACATTATTTGCCTAACCCGTATTTAGCTGCAGTGGGTAACAATTTAGAACAAACTTTTTTGCGGATTAAGCTGGCAGCAGTTGATGTTAGTCAAACAGGAGTTGAGCTGCAGTTGGCTGGCGTTGATACAACAGTTACACCTGAAAATTGTTTACCTAATGAACAGATTGCAGCCAAAGCGCCAATAGATTTAAGTAGCAGCAGCATGCAAACGACAACTTTGTCGTGGCAATACGCTGATGAAAATCTAGGTCGTGTTACTTATAATGTTAAAGTTGACGGAGTGCTTTACACTGGAATTAAAGAGCCGAAGCTGGTTGTTCACGGCCTGTTGCCAAACAAACAACATGCTTTTACAGTTCAAATTGTGACTGATAAGGGAACAACGGAGTGGAGCAGGGAACAGCTGTTTTAA
- a CDS encoding oligopeptide ABC transporter substrate-binding protein, translating into MKKDRFVKYLGTVLLAAMALTACGKSNTNLNTNATQEVNKLKTTVPAKPVKQGGTLKVALETDTPFQGIFLDEISENAVDYLASQFGDETLFYYDNHYKINDKGPATLKVNRQDKTIMVTVKKGVKWSDGKQVTAKDLEYSYEIIANKKTNCDRYTDQMANIVGLKQYHDGKAKTISGITYPNGENGRSIVIHFQRMYPGMYNAGSNCYSETAAPYHYLKNVPFDKLQSSDQVRKEPLFFGPYKVQKIVRGQSVTWVPNKYYWRGKPKLDKILASVVSTNSASEAIRSHKFDVINVINTQWNQVKKTKGYNFVAQIQLVYYYLGFKVGKWDSKLEKNVVDKNNIMNSKPLRQAMAYAMNVDQVDKRYTQGLKFRIPTLIPAGFGDYFDKNAKGYTFNLKKANEILDKSGYKKKGKWRTQPNGKPLKINFMAMSGNATQEPIIQNYLQQWHKIGLDVKLLGGRLTEQNSFYDKLNKDNPDVNAYIGGFGLSTEPSQANLYGEKSLGNYSRFATPENTRLIDEMDAPASFNHKHRVEVFHKWQNYMNEEAYIVPLDSQYTITAVNNKLTNYSVDPSKCANKHPIWYDIGFAK; encoded by the coding sequence ATGAAGAAAGATAGATTTGTTAAATATTTGGGCACAGTTTTACTGGCAGCGATGGCTTTAACTGCTTGCGGTAAGAGCAATACCAATTTGAATACTAACGCAACACAAGAAGTCAACAAGTTAAAAACAACGGTTCCTGCAAAGCCCGTCAAGCAAGGTGGCACACTTAAAGTCGCTCTTGAAACAGACACACCGTTTCAAGGCATTTTCTTAGATGAAATTTCAGAAAATGCTGTCGACTATTTAGCATCCCAATTCGGTGATGAAACTTTATTTTACTATGACAATCATTACAAGATTAATGACAAGGGACCAGCTACACTTAAAGTTAATCGCCAAGACAAGACAATTATGGTAACTGTCAAAAAGGGCGTTAAGTGGTCTGACGGTAAACAAGTTACTGCTAAAGATTTAGAGTATTCTTACGAAATTATCGCTAACAAAAAGACTAATTGCGACCGTTATACCGACCAAATGGCCAATATTGTCGGTCTCAAGCAATATCATGATGGTAAAGCTAAAACAATTTCGGGAATTACATACCCAAATGGTGAAAATGGTCGCAGTATTGTGATTCACTTCCAAAGAATGTACCCCGGAATGTACAATGCCGGCAGCAATTGCTACAGCGAAACAGCTGCTCCTTACCATTATCTGAAAAACGTGCCATTTGATAAATTACAGTCCAGCGATCAAGTTCGGAAAGAACCGCTCTTCTTTGGGCCTTATAAAGTACAAAAGATTGTCCGTGGTCAATCCGTTACTTGGGTACCAAACAAGTACTACTGGCGTGGCAAACCAAAACTAGATAAAATTTTGGCTTCAGTTGTTTCGACTAACTCCGCTTCTGAAGCAATTAGGAGTCATAAATTTGACGTCATTAACGTCATTAATACCCAGTGGAACCAAGTCAAAAAGACTAAGGGCTACAATTTCGTTGCTCAAATCCAACTTGTTTACTATTACCTTGGCTTCAAGGTTGGTAAATGGGATAGTAAACTGGAGAAGAATGTTGTTGATAAAAACAATATTATGAACAGTAAGCCACTTAGACAAGCAATGGCCTACGCAATGAATGTCGATCAGGTAGATAAACGTTATACACAAGGATTGAAGTTCAGAATTCCAACCTTAATTCCGGCTGGTTTTGGCGATTACTTTGATAAAAATGCCAAAGGCTACACCTTCAACCTGAAAAAGGCCAACGAAATTTTAGATAAGTCTGGCTACAAGAAAAAAGGCAAATGGCGCACGCAACCTAATGGTAAGCCACTTAAAATTAACTTCATGGCAATGAGTGGTAATGCCACCCAAGAGCCAATTATTCAAAATTACTTGCAGCAGTGGCATAAGATTGGCTTGGACGTTAAGCTTCTAGGCGGCCGGCTCACTGAGCAAAACTCCTTCTACGATAAATTGAACAAGGACAATCCTGACGTCAATGCCTACATTGGTGGTTTTGGCTTATCGACTGAACCTTCACAAGCTAACTTATACGGTGAAAAATCGTTGGGCAACTACTCAAGATTTGCCACTCCAGAAAATACACGCCTAATTGATGAGATGGATGCTCCTGCTTCCTTTAATCATAAACATCGGGTCGAAGTCTTCCATAAATGGCAAAACTACATGAATGAGGAAGCCTACATTGTCCCACTCGACAGCCAATACACAATTACGGCAGTTAATAACAAACTGACCAACTACTCAGTTGACCCATCAAAATGTGCTAACAAACATCCAATTTGGTATGACATCGGTTTTGCCAAATAA
- a CDS encoding PTS sugar transporter subunit IIC — MNNTKNQVTVKEFFNKVLSGTATGIIVGLIPNAVLSAILKLCGTNTFTLGLTHVLLVFQVATPLLIGALIAYQFNFAPIDIAIVAGASYVGSGVTQFNAQAINPATKQAGIFISSGTGDLINTMITAAIAVFLTMLIGNLFGSVKIVLSPIVVGGGSAYIGFLLLPFVSKITTGLGAIIASFTKLQPILMCILISWMFALLIVTPVSTVAIGMAIQLSGIAAGAAAMGVAATTIVLVVHSWKVNKAGVTIAVALGAMKMMIPNLFRHPIIMLPIIITSTVSALPVALWHISGTPASAGFGLVGIVGPLASLDAGASSINLLLALLAWFVIPVVTALACRFILDKMLHIYDEKVAFAYLGE; from the coding sequence ATGAATAATACAAAAAATCAAGTTACAGTAAAGGAATTTTTTAATAAAGTTTTATCAGGAACAGCGACGGGAATTATCGTTGGTTTGATTCCTAATGCCGTATTGAGCGCAATCTTAAAATTGTGCGGCACCAATACTTTCACGCTTGGTTTAACCCATGTTTTGTTAGTTTTCCAAGTAGCAACCCCACTATTGATTGGTGCGCTAATTGCCTATCAATTTAACTTTGCACCAATTGATATTGCCATTGTTGCAGGCGCATCCTACGTTGGCTCTGGTGTTACTCAATTCAACGCCCAAGCAATTAATCCTGCAACCAAGCAAGCCGGAATTTTCATTTCATCTGGTACTGGTGACTTGATTAACACGATGATTACTGCAGCTATCGCCGTCTTTCTCACAATGCTAATCGGTAATCTCTTTGGCTCTGTCAAAATCGTCTTGAGTCCAATTGTCGTTGGTGGTGGTTCTGCCTACATTGGCTTCCTGCTTTTACCATTTGTCAGTAAAATTACTACGGGCCTAGGTGCAATCATTGCTTCCTTCACCAAACTACAACCAATTTTAATGTGTATTCTAATCTCATGGATGTTTGCCCTCTTAATCGTCACACCGGTCTCAACAGTTGCCATCGGTATGGCCATTCAGCTTAGCGGCATCGCTGCTGGGGCAGCTGCGATGGGAGTTGCCGCAACCACAATCGTGCTGGTCGTTCACTCATGGAAAGTTAACAAGGCCGGCGTTACCATCGCTGTTGCCCTCGGCGCTATGAAGATGATGATCCCTAACTTATTTAGGCATCCAATTATCATGCTCCCAATAATCATCACCTCAACAGTATCCGCATTGCCGGTAGCCTTATGGCATATTTCTGGAACTCCTGCTTCAGCCGGCTTCGGTCTTGTTGGAATTGTTGGTCCCCTCGCCTCCCTTGACGCTGGTGCTAGCAGTATCAATTTACTATTGGCACTACTTGCTTGGTTCGTCATCCCAGTTGTTACCGCTCTTGCCTGCCGCTTCATCCTTGATAAAATGCTACATATTTACGATGAAAAAGTAGCCTTTGCTTACTTAGGCGAATAA
- a CDS encoding PTS sugar transporter subunit IIC: MTFTIWQALLVGLWAAFCFAGQVWGTYTNRALFISFGVGLILGDLKTAVIFGATAELAFMGFGVGPGGSTPPNPLGPGIVGSILAITMHKLSPAAALTLSYPFAMLVPFIITLIFTINSGSMESARKAIKEGKYHKFNLMSNVTLWEFMLFAFVFGFAATLSTSALRAFVQMIPTWLMNGLTVVGGLLPAVGFALIMSTMLKKEYIPAVVFGYICVAYLKIPVIGLTFVGIAIALNNYYNSKKSSAVNSDSENAGGAEDGI, encoded by the coding sequence ATGACTTTTACAATTTGGCAAGCCCTGTTAGTTGGTTTATGGGCAGCCTTCTGTTTTGCAGGTCAAGTATGGGGAACTTATACTAACCGTGCTTTATTTATTTCATTTGGTGTTGGTCTTATTTTAGGAGATCTAAAGACAGCAGTTATTTTCGGTGCAACAGCTGAATTAGCATTTATGGGATTCGGTGTTGGACCTGGTGGTTCCACTCCTCCTAACCCATTAGGACCAGGGATTGTTGGTTCGATTTTAGCAATTACAATGCATAAATTGTCACCAGCAGCTGCATTAACTCTATCTTATCCATTTGCCATGTTAGTTCCATTTATTATTACTTTAATCTTTACGATTAACTCAGGCTCAATGGAATCAGCACGTAAAGCAATTAAAGAAGGAAAGTATCATAAGTTTAACTTGATGTCAAATGTTACTTTATGGGAATTCATGCTATTTGCTTTTGTCTTTGGCTTTGCTGCGACTTTAAGTACCTCAGCTTTAAGAGCATTTGTTCAAATGATTCCTACTTGGCTAATGAACGGATTAACAGTTGTCGGTGGATTACTTCCAGCAGTTGGTTTTGCACTTATTATGAGTACAATGCTTAAAAAAGAATATATTCCAGCAGTTGTCTTTGGTTACATCTGTGTAGCTTACTTAAAGATTCCAGTTATTGGTTTAACTTTTGTTGGTATCGCAATTGCTTTAAACAATTACTACAACAGCAAAAAAAGTTCAGCTGTAAATAGTGATTCAGAAAATGCAGGAGGCGCTGAAGATGGCATCTAG
- the lacB gene encoding galactose-6-phosphate isomerase subunit LacB encodes MVIALGNDHIVTPVKMAISDHLKEEGYQVIDEGTHDNTRTHYPMYGKRVAEDVADGRADLGVVLCGTGIGISTAANKNEGVRAAMVGDVAQAEYARRELNANILGFGGIVLGRDFIFDIVDSYLNAKYEPSDANRKLIDKIDHIAKPNPDQKDNVHFFDEENKKWSEGVYHD; translated from the coding sequence ATGGTAATTGCTTTGGGTAATGACCATATCGTTACCCCAGTAAAAATGGCTATTTCTGACCATTTAAAAGAAGAAGGCTACCAAGTTATTGATGAAGGTACCCACGATAACACGAGAACGCACTATCCAATGTATGGTAAAAGAGTTGCTGAAGATGTAGCTGATGGCCGTGCTGATCTTGGTGTCGTTCTTTGTGGTACAGGAATTGGTATTTCAACTGCTGCCAACAAGAACGAAGGCGTTCGTGCAGCGATGGTTGGCGATGTTGCTCAAGCTGAATATGCTAGACGTGAATTAAACGCTAATATTTTAGGCTTTGGTGGTATTGTATTGGGCCGCGACTTTATTTTTGATATTGTCGATTCATACCTGAATGCTAAGTACGAACCATCTGATGCTAACAGAAAATTAATTGATAAAATTGATCATATTGCTAAGCCAAATCCAGACCAAAAGGATAATGTTCATTTCTTTGATGAAGAAAACAAGAAATGGTCCGAAGGCGTATACCACGACTAA
- a CDS encoding glycoside hydrolase family 88 protein, which yields MYEEIKKMDLSKSPTLLTKQEITHAIENVLQHIDINMNYFGDDFPRPNTNNGKYSKMDNTEWTTGFWTGILWLAYEYTHDSKYYKQAMRNVTSFSNRINKKIAVDNHDLGFMYTTSVVSDYKITGDEEAKRIGIKAADQLTKRYQEKGGFIQAWGKMDGNDNYRLIVDSLMNIPLLYWASSVTENPKYAHMADTHYDQVLKTIVRDNGSTFHTYYFDKETGKPLKGATRQGYSDDSSWARGQAWAVYGVPLHYKYRHTTSDFKTFNGVTNYFINRLPQDYVPYWDLIFGDGDDQPRDSSSGVIAICGVAEMLKYMPESYQNKYQYELILHKMLKSIIDNYANNNFIAGAPLLDHGVYSWHSGKGVDEGNLWGDYFYFESLIRFYKDWQIFW from the coding sequence ATGTATGAAGAGATAAAAAAGATGGACTTAAGTAAATCTCCAACTCTTTTAACTAAGCAAGAAATTACTCATGCAATTGAAAATGTATTGCAGCACATCGATATTAACATGAATTATTTTGGAGATGATTTTCCAAGACCTAACACAAATAATGGCAAGTATTCCAAGATGGATAATACTGAATGGACTACTGGATTTTGGACAGGAATACTTTGGCTGGCTTACGAATATACGCATGACTCGAAATATTATAAGCAGGCTATGAGAAACGTTACTTCATTTTCTAATCGTATTAATAAAAAAATTGCTGTAGATAATCATGATTTAGGATTTATGTATACAACCTCAGTAGTTAGCGATTACAAGATTACAGGTGATGAAGAAGCTAAAAGAATTGGTATAAAGGCTGCAGATCAATTAACTAAGCGCTATCAAGAAAAAGGAGGATTTATTCAAGCTTGGGGCAAGATGGATGGTAATGATAATTATCGTTTAATTGTTGATTCATTAATGAATATACCATTACTTTATTGGGCATCTTCAGTTACAGAAAATCCTAAATATGCTCATATGGCGGATACCCATTATGACCAGGTTTTAAAGACAATTGTTAGAGATAACGGTTCGACGTTTCACACTTATTATTTTGATAAAGAAACGGGTAAGCCTTTAAAAGGAGCAACACGTCAAGGATATAGTGATGACTCAAGTTGGGCAAGAGGTCAGGCATGGGCCGTTTATGGGGTTCCACTTCATTATAAATATCGCCATACTACCAGTGATTTTAAGACTTTTAATGGTGTAACTAATTATTTTATTAATCGACTTCCGCAAGACTATGTACCTTACTGGGATTTGATTTTTGGTGATGGTGATGATCAACCCCGTGATTCTTCATCTGGAGTAATTGCAATTTGCGGGGTTGCTGAAATGCTTAAATATATGCCTGAAAGTTATCAAAATAAATATCAATACGAACTAATCCTTCATAAGATGTTGAAATCAATTATTGATAATTATGCCAATAATAATTTTATTGCTGGTGCTCCTTTATTGGATCATGGTGTTTATTCCTGGCATTCAGGAAAGGGTGTTGATGAAGGAAATTTATGGGGAGATTACTTTTATTTTGAATCTCTAATTAGATTTTATAAAGATTGGCAAATTTTTTGGTAG